The DNA segment GCCGCCGGCGTCGGGCGGCATCGAGGCGGATGCGCTCCGAACGTACTCGCCGACGATGGTGTGCTCGATGCGCGGTTCCCCTTCGTCGGGCGTGTACTCGCGCCAGGTCACGGGTCCGTTGACCGTGATGAGCTCGCCCTTCTCGCACCGTTCGAGGCGGTCCATCTGCGCGGGCGCGAAACACACCACGGTGAGCCATTCGGTGAATCGGTCGCGCTCCTCGGCGGGAATCGACGAGGCGGCCATGTTCACGGCCAAGCGGGCGCGGACGATCTCGCCGCCTGATCGCGTCTGCCTGCG comes from the Acidobacteriota bacterium genome and includes:
- a CDS encoding single-stranded DNA-binding protein, encoding MVRLEGSGEAARPPTPTGGRTVSSDIPSPGSIPRNCDATYRGNLGNKPERRQTRSGGEIVRARLAVNMAASSIPAEERDRFTEWLTVVCFAPAQMDRLERCEKGELITVNGPVTWREYTPDEGEPRIEHTIVGEYVRSASASMPPDAGGPPHAHERNLPV